DNA sequence from the Sphingomonas taxi genome:
CTCGTCCGGCGCGGCGAGCCGGTGATCGTTCGCGGCCTGGTGCGCGACTGGCCGCTCGTCGCCGCCGGCCGCCAAGGCAATGCGGCGGCGGCGGACTATCTGCTGTCCTTCTACAGCGGTCGACCGGGTGTCGGCTACACCGCGCCGGCGGAAGCGGGCGGCCGCTATTTCTACGACGAGAGCCTGACGCGCCTCGATTTCGCCGCGGAGCGCGTCGACCTCGCCGCCTATCTCCGCCGCATGCTTGCCGGCACGGAGGCGGGCGCCGCATTCTACGTCGGCTCGACCGACCTCGGCCAGTTCTTTCCCGGCCTCGCAGCGGCCGGCAACGACCTGGCGCTGGACGAGGCGGCGTTCGGGCAGGCGTTGCGCAGCATCTGGATCGGCACGCGCACGATCGCCTCGGCGCATTACGACATGTCGAACAACATCGCCTGCGTCGCCGTCGGCAGGCGGCGGTTCACGCTCTTCCCTCCCGACCAGATCGCGAACCTCTATCCCGGTCCGCTCGAGCCCACGCCGGGCGGGCAGGTTGTCTCGCTGGTCGACTTTCGCGCGCCCGATCTCGATCGCTTTCCGGCCTTTGCCGAAGCGCGGCGGCATGCCCGCGTCGCCGAGCTGGAGCCGGGTGACGCGGTCGTCTACCCCGCTTTGTGGTGGCATCACGTCGAGGCGCTGTCCGACTTCAACGTCATGATCAATTATTGGTGGAATACGGCGCCGGCTTTCATGGACTCGCCGATGACGACGATCCTGCACGCCCTGCTCAGCCTGCGCGACCGCCCTGCGCCCGAAAAGGCGGCCTGGGCGGCGATGTTCGACTATTACGTCTTTGGCGAATCCGGTCGTGCCGCCGCACATCTGCCCGCGCCGGCGCAGGGCGCGCTCGCCCCGCTCGACGCGCGTGCGGCGCGCCTGCTGCGCGCCCAATTGCTGCAACGGATCAACCGATGAACGGGCCGGCGACGCCCCGCCGCATCGTCATCGCGGGCGGCGGCACCGCGGGCTGGCTGGCGGCCGCCATCCTGACCCGCCAGCTCGGTCCGTTCGCCGACGTCACGCTGGTCGAATCGGACGAGATCGGCACCGTCGGGGTCGGTGAATCGACCATCCCGACCGTCCGCGCCTTCCACGCGCTGATCGGCGTCGACGAACGCGAATTTATGCAGGCGACCGGCGCCAGCTTCAAACTGGGGATCTCGTTCGAGAATTGGGCGCGCGAGGGGGACCGCTACATCCATTCGTTCGGCGATGTCGGCCAATCGACATGGATGAGCGATTTCCACCATTTCTGGCTGGAGGCGCAGGCGCGCGGTGTCGCCGAACCGTTCGGGTCCTATTGCTACGAGCATGAGGCCGCCGCGGCCGACCGCTTCGCCATCGGCGGGACGCCGGCGCTCAACTATGCCTATCATTTCGATGCCGGCCGCTATGCGCGGTTCCTCCGCGGCAAGGCGGAGGCAAACGGCCTGCGCCGGCTGGAAGGCAAGATCGACCGGGTCGTCCGCGATACCGAAAGCGGCGATATCACCACGCTGATCCTCGACGACGGCACGGCCGTCGCCGGCGATCTGTTCTTCGATTGCACCGGCTTTCGCGCGCTGCTGATCGGCGAGGCGCTCGGCGTCGGGTTCGAGGATTGGGGCGACTGGCTGCCGACGAACCGCGCGCTGGCGATGCAGACCGAGGCGACCGGCCCGGCGCGCCCCTATACGCGGGCGATCGCGCACGATGCCGGCTGGCGGTGGAAAATCCCGCTGCACCATCGCGTCGGCAACGGGCTGGTCTATTGCGCCGACTATCTCAGCGACGATGCTGCGCACGCACGCCTGTTGGCGACGGTCGAGGGCGCGGCGCTGATCGAGCCGCGGCTGATCCGCTTCCGCACCGGGCGGCGCAAGGCGGCGTGGCAGCACAATTGCGTCGCGCTCAGCCTGGCGAGCGGGTTCGTCGAACCGCTCGAATCGACGAGCATCCACCTCATCATGATCGCGCTGACCCGCTTCCTGCAATTGCTGCCGAGCGAGCGGCCAAGCGCCGCGGCCATCGCCCGCTTCAACG
Encoded proteins:
- a CDS encoding cupin-like domain-containing protein, coding for MSAGAITDRRVAEVAATDAALDPDALVRRGEPVIVRGLVRDWPLVAAGRQGNAAAADYLLSFYSGRPGVGYTAPAEAGGRYFYDESLTRLDFAAERVDLAAYLRRMLAGTEAGAAFYVGSTDLGQFFPGLAAAGNDLALDEAAFGQALRSIWIGTRTIASAHYDMSNNIACVAVGRRRFTLFPPDQIANLYPGPLEPTPGGQVVSLVDFRAPDLDRFPAFAEARRHARVAELEPGDAVVYPALWWHHVEALSDFNVMINYWWNTAPAFMDSPMTTILHALLSLRDRPAPEKAAWAAMFDYYVFGESGRAAAHLPAPAQGALAPLDARAARLLRAQLLQRINR
- a CDS encoding tryptophan halogenase family protein, translated to MNGPATPRRIVIAGGGTAGWLAAAILTRQLGPFADVTLVESDEIGTVGVGESTIPTVRAFHALIGVDEREFMQATGASFKLGISFENWAREGDRYIHSFGDVGQSTWMSDFHHFWLEAQARGVAEPFGSYCYEHEAAAADRFAIGGTPALNYAYHFDAGRYARFLRGKAEANGLRRLEGKIDRVVRDTESGDITTLILDDGTAVAGDLFFDCTGFRALLIGEALGVGFEDWGDWLPTNRALAMQTEATGPARPYTRAIAHDAGWRWKIPLHHRVGNGLVYCADYLSDDAAHARLLATVEGAALIEPRLIRFRTGRRKAAWQHNCVALSLASGFVEPLESTSIHLIMIALTRFLQLLPSERPSAAAIARFNVQAAQEIEGVRDFIILHYHLTGRDEPFWRDRRAMTIPDSLSDRIALFRDSANAYQADHDLFRVASWLQVMLGQRLAAASHHPLVRLMPSDQLRSALRDMRTTIARSVDGLPSHQVFLDGYVRTAAN